TTTCTGGTGAGAGACCAGAATCCCTACAAAACTTCATACTTCAAACCGGCTTTCGGCAGTTCCTGCCGGTGCAGTTTGACTGGTTATACTAACCCGATTTAAAAATATGCAGGTTGTAGCGCGCTTATGTGATTTACATCCTGCGATTTTTATGATGAACCTGAAGGAAAGGCGCTTTGATATTCCGATAAATATCATAGCGTGGGAAGATCTCGCGCTCAGGACACAGAGGAAATAGCACGTTTATTCAATTCATCAAACAGATCTGCATTTCTGTTTCATGATCAAGAGGGATTTCGGATATGTCATCTACATTAATTGCCATCGCCATCGCAGCTTCTGTCGGCGGAGATCCGATGTATTCAGACGGCGCGTATGGTGCCGATGCAATCCCTTACGAATCCAGCTATCCCATGACCAGCTCCGGCGTCACAGGCGGAATCTACGGCGACCCACGGTTTCCATTCGATTCACAATACCCCTGGCAGCACGGCTACTTTCAGGAAATTTCTCCGTACAGTGGCTACCACTATTTTAAGCCTTATAACTATCGCCACGTTCTCTCACAAACACAGACAGCCAATGGCTGGGGAATCACTCCGCAACTGGCTTATTCACAACATTTCTGGAACCGCTATCAAGAGCAGGCAACCTGGAAAAATTACGCCCTCCCTCCGCGGGAAGAAGATATCGAAGAAATCCAGCAGCGTAAGCGAGATTTCCAGGAACGCCGGGAAGAGCTGAAGTCATCGTACTATCAACCTCAGCAGACGATGGTACCGGTTGACTATCGACAGCCAGGACAACTGCAGCAGCGTTACCAGCAGCCTCAATATCAACAGCAGCAGTTGCAACAACAGCCCCAGTACCAACAACCCTACCAGCGGCCACAAAGGCAGAACCCCTACCCCAACAACTCTGTGGGTTACGAACAAAGCCCGGTTTATATCAATCGTTGAGGATCCGGTTGTTCGCAAGTTAATCCTGGTCTATTGATAAGACCCGCGCGACTTCTTCGGTTGTCACCGGTTGAATCAAACCCCGCTCCGTGATGATGCCGGAAATATATTTCGCTGGCGTCACATCAAAAGCAGGATTATAAACATCCACTCCCACAGGAGCCGTCTGTGTTCCAAACCCATGGGTGATCTCTTCCGGCAGACGTTCTTCGATGGGAATCTGACTCCCGCTGGTCAGACTCAGATCAAATGTGCTGGAGGGGGCAGCAATATAAAATGGAATATCATGCAGACTCGCCAGCAGCGCCACGGAATACGTTCCGATTTTATTCGCGGAATCTCCATTGGCGGCGATACGATCTGCTCCGGTCACCACAGCCTGGATTTTCTGTTCCTGCATCACCCAGCCTGCCATCGAATCCGTGATTAAAGTCACCGGTATACTACGTCGCATCAGTTCCCACGTGGTCAGGCGGGCTCCCTGCAAGAGGGGTCGTGTTTCATCGGCGTAGACATGGATCTCTTTTCCCTGCCGCGCCGCCTCAAAGAACACGGCCAGCGCGGTTCCGCCTCCAGAAGTCGCCAGACCTCCCGCGTTACAATGTGTGAGCACACCATCGCCTTTGGAAAGCAGTTCTGCACCAACTTCGCCGATTTTGTGACACATCTCCAGATCTTCCTGTTCAATGCGTCTCGCTTCGTCCAGCAGTCGTGCATGCATCTCCGCATTGGAGAGCGTCGGTAAACTCGCTGCCAGATTCTGCAAACGATCCAATGCCCAGAACAGATTCACGGCCGTCGGTCTGCTTTCTGCCAGGTACGTCGCCGCTTCGGTCAAGCGCTGATCAAAGTCCGGACGCTCGGAACCGGTTCCTGTCTGTAACGCAATTACCACACCGTAGGCAGCGGCAATACCAATCGCGGGTGCACCAC
The sequence above is a segment of the Gimesia algae genome. Coding sequences within it:
- the mtnA gene encoding S-methyl-5-thioribose-1-phosphate isomerase, which produces MNLQNRMASDVATLQWVGGTNGYLQMIDQTLLPMEFREIECHDVETVWEAIKKLRVRGAPAIGIAAAYGVVIALQTGTGSERPDFDQRLTEAATYLAESRPTAVNLFWALDRLQNLAASLPTLSNAEMHARLLDEARRIEQEDLEMCHKIGEVGAELLSKGDGVLTHCNAGGLATSGGGTALAVFFEAARQGKEIHVYADETRPLLQGARLTTWELMRRSIPVTLITDSMAGWVMQEQKIQAVVTGADRIAANGDSANKIGTYSVALLASLHDIPFYIAAPSSTFDLSLTSGSQIPIEERLPEEITHGFGTQTAPVGVDVYNPAFDVTPAKYISGIITERGLIQPVTTEEVARVLSIDQD